AATCTCGGCTTCAGCGTCGTCGCCGAAGGGGTGGAGGAGATCGAGCAGGCCGAATTCCTCGGCTCGCGCGATTGCCAGAATTTCCAGGGGTTCTTGTACTCGCGCCCCCTTCCCCCGGCGGAATTCACCACGTTCCTGCGCACCGCCAAACTCGAGACGGCGACGCCCCCGGACCTGGTTCCCAGTATCGCGCCCGGGCCGTAAGGGGCCGGCGCCCCGCCCTCAGACGCCGGGGATGGGGGCGTTGGGCGGCGGCACTTCGCTGGCGGGCGACTCTTCGGGTGGCAAGGTCGCGCGCCCCAGGCCGAGCGGTGCCCCCGCCGCCGGAAACACGGCGGGCGGCGGATCAAGGACGGCGGTTTCGCCCGAGCCGATTTCCATCACCCCATAGGCGCGCTCGACGTCCCCCTGGGGGCCCAGGCGAAACACTCCGCTGGCCCCGGAGAACCCGCCCGGGCGTTCAAGAAATTCGGCCAGGGGCGTGACGCGGTCCCAGGCCTGGGCCACCGCCACCCCGTCCATCACCAGGGCTTCCAGCTTATCGGGATCGCGCCGTTGCGGCGTGCCGCCGTCTGGCGGCCCGGCGACGGTCTCGGCGGAGGGCGGGACCGCGGAAAGGGGATTGGCCGAGGTGAACCAGCCGCCGCGCAAGCTGGCCTCGCGCGACAGCGGCCTTGGGCCCTCCCACAAATCGGTGCCGACCGGTCGATGGCCCGTCGTCTCGCCGTAATAGGCCAAGACCGAGGATACCGCGATCAGATCAAGGCCGCCGGCCGGGATCAGCACCACATCGGCCGGGGTGCGAACCATGCCGCGCAGGCTTTCGGCCAGGGCTCCATAAGGGGTCCCCGGGGGATAGAGACTGGCGCCGACCACCGTGACGCCGCCCGCCTCCGCCGCCATCGCCCGCGCCTGCGCCAGGGCGAGGCGGGCATAGGCGGTATCGGGGCCGATGATCATGACCCGCCCCTCGCCCCGACCGGCCGCCAGGGCGAGCACCCGGCGGACCTGGGGTTCGGGGGCATGGCCCAGGGCCCACAACCGCGCCCCGCCGGCCGAGGCGTTGTTGGTCAGGGCGAGGGCGGTCAGGCCCGCCTCCTCGACGATCGGCCGCACCGCCTGGGCGTCGCCGCCAAACAGCGGACCAACGATCAGATCGGCATGGGCCGCGATCGCCGCCCGCGCCGCCGTGACCGCGCCTTGCGGACCTTGGGTGTCAAAGGCGATCAGCCGCAGCCGGTTTGGCGTCGTCTCGGCCATGGTTTCGGCCGCCGTCCGCAAGCGACCGCCGACCGCCCCGGCCTTGCCCGACAGCGGCAGCAGCAGGGCGACGGTCAAGGGCCCATCGGCCGGAGGATGGCGTTCGGCGCCGCTCCCCTCCGCCCGAGCCGGTGGGGGGCCAGGAGGCGGGGGAGCCGAGGAGGGAAAACGCGGCGCACAAGCGGCGAGCGCCAGTCCGGCGACGACGAGGCCGGCCACCATCCGGCGCCGCCCCAGCGACAAACCATCCCACCCCATATCCCCGTCCTTTCCTGCCCCACCCCCACGGGCGCGGGGATCGATCGAGTCCGCCCCGACCCGCCGTCAACGCCGCAGGCGCGCACCGGTTGCCCAGCACCCCAGCGAGCCCGAGCCAGCGATGGCCAGCACTCCCGAATCAGGCCCCTACTTTACCGCAGGAGTGAGGGCGGCCCAATCGATCTTGTCCCAGGTGCTATGGACATGGGCGCGCAACAGCGCGCCCAGCGCCTCGGCCGCCCGGGCGCTGAGCAGGCGGATGATCTCCTCGTGCTCGGCCAGGGCGGTATGCCACGTTTGGGCGTTTAGACTACCCTGATAGCGGTAGCGATAAATCTGTCGGTTGATCTGCTCGAAGACCTCAAGAAGGGTCGTATTGTGGGCGGCGACCTGAATGGCGCGGTGAATCGCCTGATTGGTCCGAAAATACACGGCGCGGTCGCGGCGCTCGAAGGCGGCGGCCATATCATAATGCAGGGCGCGGATCTCGGCGATTTCGTCCTCGCTGGCGTTCTGACAGGCCAGTTCGCCGCCAAACCCCTCGATCAATCCCAGAACCGCCAATTTTTCCTGGACCTGGGCGCTTGAAAGCACGGTCACCACCGCGCCGCGATTGGGAGTGAGCGTCACCAGCCCATCGCCGCGCAGGATGTTGAGCGCCTCGCGCAGCGGGGTCCGCGAGACCTGCAACCGCTCGGCCAGGGTCCTTTCCCGCAGACGGGCCCCGGGGGGAAGGTCATCGGTGGCGATCATTGTCCGCAGGGTTTGGGCGATCTGCCGCGACAACAGGGCCGGAGCCCAAGCCGCCTCGGATCCCGCCTCCCCCGCCGCTCCGGACCGCGCGTCCTCGCCAAGGTCCCCATCATCGCCCGTCTTGATCACCGCCATGCCCCATCCGTTTGCTATCGCCGTTGATATGCCATTTCGTTCGACCCGAGGCCAGAGCCGGAAGAAGAGGCGAACTCCTGCGTGGATTGCTTGATTATGGGTGAAATTTGGCATACCAAATTAATCACGCCTTTCGCCGAGGCTGAACCAAGCGGGGGAAAAACACCCGCGAGCCCCAACGAAACCCCATAAAAAAGCCGGATATTCGGCAGGAGGAAACCACAAATGCCCCTCTCCATCCCTGCGAGCCCCCGCCGCCGAGTCGAGGGTATTTTGGCATACCAAACGACGCCGCGACGCTAGCCGCCGCTTTCTCCGTCTTCCGTGACCCCTTAGGATTGGATCGCCGACGCCGTGCCGTCGGAAGGGAGAGGCTTGCCCGCTTCCTTCCCCGCCCGTGTCGCCGCGACTCCGCAGCCGCCGGCTTTCCGCCGCGCCTGTCGCATTAGGGAGAGGTGCCAAGATGCACCCCGATACAACGCTGATCCTTATCGCAGCCGCCTCGATCGTTCTTCTGGTGCTGCTGGTTACCCGCCTGAAGCTTCACCCCTTTTTGGCCCTGATGGTCGCCGCCGCCTTTCTTGGGCTGGCCAGCGGCCTCGCGCCGACCGATGCGGTCAAGACCTTCCAGAAGGGCTTTGGCAATATCCTGGGCTCGGTCGGCCTGGTCGTCGGCCTTGGCAGCATGTTGGGCGGCCTGTTGCTCAACACCGGGGGTGCCGATCGCATCGCCAACGCCTTCGTCGGTCGCGGTTCGACGGTGTGGCTGCCCACATCGATCTGCGCGGCGGCCTTGCTGATCGGCATGCCCCATCTGTTTGATGTCAGCTTCGTCATGCTGGTGCCGCTGGTCTTCGCCATCGCCAAGCGCACCGGCAGCCATCTGATGCGTGTCGGCCTGCCGATGGCGGCGGGGCTTTACGTCTCGCACGGCTTCTTGCTGCCCCATCCCTCGCCGACCTTGGCTTTGGCCATCTATCATGGCGACGCCGGGCGGGCGATCCTCTTTGGTTTCCTGCTGGCGATCCCGACGGCCATCCTCTCGGGCCCGCTGCTCACCTCCTTTGCCATGCGTTGGTTCAAGGATCCGATCGACATCACCCATAGCCCGATCATGACGGCGGCCGGACGGAGCGATGTCACCACGCTTGATAACGCCCCCCGACTGCCGGTGGTTCTGCTGACCGTCCTGCTGCCGCCCGGTTTGATGCTGTTGCGCACCCTGTTGGCCGACCATGTTCCCGAAGGCGCCGCCCGGGCCTTTCTCGATGGCATCGGCAATCCCATCGTCTCGCTGGCCATCGCCGTGTTGTTTGCCATCTGGGCCCTTGGGGTGCGCTCGGGCCGTTCGCTGGGCGAGATCCAGAAGCTGCTCGGCAAAAGCCTGGCCCCGGCCGCCGGGGTGATCCTGATCGTCGGCGCCGGTGGCGGTCTCAAGGAAATGCTGCTCGGCACCCATATCGGCGACATGATCGCCAGCGGCGCGGCGCAATGGGCGATCTCGCCCCTGGTGCTGGCCTGGGTGATCGCCGCCCTGATGCGCATCGCCGTCGGCTCGGCCACCGTCGCCACGGTCACCGCCGCCGGGTTGATGGCGCCGGTGCAGGCGCTCCACCCCGAAATCAGCCCCGAATTGATGACCATCTCGGTCGCCACCGGCGGGCTGATGCTCTCCCACCTCAACGACAGCGGCTTCTGGCTGTTCAAGGAATACTTCCAACTCACCGTCGCCCAGACGCTGAAAAGCTGGACGTTGATGGTCTCGGTCCAGTCGGCGCTTGGTCTGGCCGGTGTTCTGCTGATCGACGCGGTGATCCGCTAAATCCCCCTTTTGTTCGAGAATCGAGATCCCGATGAACTACGAACACCTGTTCGCCGACCTCCAAGACCGCCGCATCCATATCGCCTTGACCGGGGCCAAGGGCGGCTTCTCGCGCACCCTGTTGGCCCAATGCAAGATGATCCCGCAGATCACCCTGTCGGCGCTGTGCGACCTGGATGTCGCGGGCACCGCCGCCCTGCTGGAGTCGTTGGGCTTTCCCGCCGACAGCCATGCCATCTGCGCCACCCCGATCGAAGTCACCGCCGCCGCCGCGTCAGGGCGCATCGCCCTGGTCGCCGATTATCGTCTGCTTGATGGTCTGGCCCTTGATATCGTCGTCGAGGCGACGGGCAATCCCGAGATCAGCATGCAGATCGCCCTGGCCGCCCTCCGCCGCCAAGTCCATGTCGCCATGGTCTCGAAGGAGACCGATTCGGTCGTCGGCCCGCAGCTTTTCAAGATCGCCCGCGACAATGGCGTCGTTTACACCACCGCCGACGGCGACCAGCCGAGCAATCTGATCGGTCTCGTCACCTGGGCGCGCAT
The DNA window shown above is from Rhodospirillum rubrum ATCC 11170 and carries:
- a CDS encoding penicillin-binding protein activator; translation: MGWDGLSLGRRRMVAGLVVAGLALAACAPRFPSSAPPPPGPPPARAEGSGAERHPPADGPLTVALLLPLSGKAGAVGGRLRTAAETMAETTPNRLRLIAFDTQGPQGAVTAARAAIAAHADLIVGPLFGGDAQAVRPIVEEAGLTALALTNNASAGGARLWALGHAPEPQVRRVLALAAGRGEGRVMIIGPDTAYARLALAQARAMAAEAGGVTVVGASLYPPGTPYGALAESLRGMVRTPADVVLIPAGGLDLIAVSSVLAYYGETTGHRPVGTDLWEGPRPLSREASLRGGWFTSANPLSAVPPSAETVAGPPDGGTPQRRDPDKLEALVMDGVAVAQAWDRVTPLAEFLERPGGFSGASGVFRLGPQGDVERAYGVMEIGSGETAVLDPPPAVFPAAGAPLGLGRATLPPEESPASEVPPPNAPIPGV
- a CDS encoding GntR family transcriptional regulator, encoding MAVIKTGDDGDLGEDARSGAAGEAGSEAAWAPALLSRQIAQTLRTMIATDDLPPGARLRERTLAERLQVSRTPLREALNILRGDGLVTLTPNRGAVVTVLSSAQVQEKLAVLGLIEGFGGELACQNASEDEIAEIRALHYDMAAAFERRDRAVYFRTNQAIHRAIQVAAHNTTLLEVFEQINRQIYRYRYQGSLNAQTWHTALAEHEEIIRLLSARAAEALGALLRAHVHSTWDKIDWAALTPAVK
- a CDS encoding gluconate:H+ symporter; translation: MHPDTTLILIAAASIVLLVLLVTRLKLHPFLALMVAAAFLGLASGLAPTDAVKTFQKGFGNILGSVGLVVGLGSMLGGLLLNTGGADRIANAFVGRGSTVWLPTSICAAALLIGMPHLFDVSFVMLVPLVFAIAKRTGSHLMRVGLPMAAGLYVSHGFLLPHPSPTLALAIYHGDAGRAILFGFLLAIPTAILSGPLLTSFAMRWFKDPIDITHSPIMTAAGRSDVTTLDNAPRLPVVLLTVLLPPGLMLLRTLLADHVPEGAARAFLDGIGNPIVSLAIAVLFAIWALGVRSGRSLGEIQKLLGKSLAPAAGVILIVGAGGGLKEMLLGTHIGDMIASGAAQWAISPLVLAWVIAALMRIAVGSATVATVTAAGLMAPVQALHPEISPELMTISVATGGLMLSHLNDSGFWLFKEYFQLTVAQTLKSWTLMVSVQSALGLAGVLLIDAVIR